A stretch of DNA from Triticum dicoccoides isolate Atlit2015 ecotype Zavitan chromosome 2A, WEW_v2.0, whole genome shotgun sequence:
GCGGGTGGAGTCGTTCCAGGTATGCTCGGGCGAGTCCATCCGGTCGAGCGAGCTGTGCCCGCTGGAGCTGATGTTCCTACGCGCCCTTGACTACCGCGTCTTCATCGCCGACGAAGAATTCTGGCGCTTCTTCAGGATCCTGTTACGCCATCCAGCTCCAGCGCGTAGCGTGGCTTGCGcagcgaagaagaggaaggccgaggaggaggtggaACCATGCCGCGTGCGAGCTTGCCAGCTAGCCGCCCGCTACGGCATCTCAGGATTCAACCAGAGCTAAGTTCTCAATTCTCCCTCTCTCATTATTGCATCCTTGATTTGTTTCTTGCATTGCATTTGAATCATGTCAGTCAGGAACTCAGCACGCTTTCCTTCTGTCGCTTACTTGGTACTACTTACTGTCGTTTCTGTGTTTTCAATGGAGGTTGTTTCCAGTGGAGATCCAGCAGAGGAAAGGAGTCAGAGGACGAGAAGCCAGCTCACAGCAGTCGCTGGAGATCAAATGTTCGCCTAAATATCAAGTCTGTCAGATTGAGTATGACAGTGTTAGTCGAGTCCATTGTTGTCGTCTAGGTCTAGTCTTGGCTAAGAAGTAGCATGTTACAGTCAGTTAGTCATTACTCCCtcggtcccaaaataagtgtcgccgaTTTAGTAGTAAGTTAGTACTAAAACTGTGACACTTAATTTGGAATTGAGGGAGAGTCCTATGTAAGATTTTTTCGATATCAATAAAGAGTATTCGATGTTTTTGCACGATGGCTTGTAGTCGTGCAATTCATGCGTCCAGAGATTATTTCACCCAAATCAGAGTCAGTGTTCTCTTCTAGCTATTCTGTTACGATCAGCTATTCATTAGTACTGTAAGATCATCAAGGTTTCAATCTCAAAGATCAATAAAGAGTATACTTTTTGCTGGATTTGAAATCTTTGAAATATGCAGATTGATCACTGACCTGCATGGACAATTTGTGGCGATATTACAGTATTTCCCTGTGTTCTTCTTTCATAACATAACAAGTCTTGAAGAACGAAAGATTGTTCTCAGTCTCATGTCTAGGGCCAAACGACATACATGTTCTGAGCAGGAAACAATAATATATACTTATAACCCTGATGCACAATCGATTCACAATAGTGCATCTTACACGCACACCTGCATTGACAACTGCTGTGATGGCCATGAAAATGTGGCCACATAATTAACCCAACACTTCATACAACAAGATCACACCAATCACTTTGAGTTCTGGATTCAAATGGCTGCTCTGGCTAGTGACTATGACTCCACTGAATCTGACACGAAACGAAGACAACAAATCAGAGAACTGACAAGAATTCTCCACTAAAAAATGTACATGTGCAAACATGAACTGATTATAGGTATACACATGACCAGATATAAGAGCACTTGGTAAAACTTATGAGTAAAGACACTTGTCAAATTTTACATAAATAACAGGACTACACTGCAGATATATATTAATCTCAACTGAAACTGAGAAATGCATAGGCACTGGAATCATGTGTTTATCATCGTAACTATGCAATACAGTTGGGAACAAATAGGTCAGAGAAATCATGCTAAACAACCATAAATGAATAACAAAATTAGAAAAATAAAGTAATCAGTGTGCCTGCATTCACNNNNNNNNNNNNNNNNNNNNNNNNNNNNNNNNNNNNNNNNNNNNNNNNNNNNNNNNNNNNNNNNNNNNNNNNNNNNNNNNNNNNNNNNNNNNNNNNNNNNNNNNNNNNNNNNNNNNNNNNNNNNNNNNNNNNNNNNNNNNNNNNNNNNNNNNNNNNNNNNNNNTTAATTGATACTGAGGGCTAAATATCTTCGTAGCACAAGTTCTTGCCAGTTCACCACTTTGATTGGTTCTGATGAGATTCAGACTCTTAAGTTGCAGCCATACCAGTTAATTTGATTTATTTCAAAATCATGAAAAATTACAGATGAGACGATGACCAAAAAAGGGACTTCGGTGACCTTATATCTATCAAGAAAAGTGGACAAGATAAGTCATGCTTGACTGGTTTCCACTTATATTCCTTCTATATTAGATTAACGATAAAACACTCctgcataatactccctccgtaaagaaatgtaAGAGCGTTTAGGGGGTAGTTGGTTATTGTCATCTTGTTGGAGCCAAGACAACACACAATCTACCAAGGAAAAGCAATCACATCCAAGGAAGAAGACATGAAGCTTTGTTTGTTTGCTAGGTTCAGCTGTGTGCCTACATTCGCAGGAGCCGAAATTCAGGGGCTCTGCCCAGATATATTTCTTATCATGGTTGTTCGAGTTGCATCACACAATCGCATACATAAAAGGATACAAACCTGAGTATAGTACATTTACACAATTACTGCTTCCCAGATTAGGCAATCCCTTTATCTTTGCATATATTTGTCACACACAAAAGAATTAGTGATTTCTGCACTTCCACTAGGTCTCTGAATGGTGGATGGATATTACTCAATGATCTATGGTGTGGAAGACCCTTTCTTTATTTGTCTGAATAATCAAGATGGCAAGCAAATACTATCACTCCTGATTTAAGTTAGTTTTCCCAGTAGCTGAGGAGAAATAAACACAACCCTTTAAACAAGACTTGCCTACTACAATAATGAACTATCAAGCACCAAACAAGTTATGTGATAACTATGCAGGTAAGGAGATAATTAGAATGCAACAGAGTATTTACCCCTTCATATTGTCTGTGACGACAGCGATGGTGGGAAGTTGGTATATATGTGCGCACGTAGGATGTGATGCTTCAACCTGCAGACGCTCTCAAGCTGCAATGTCTTGACGTCCAGTGAGAAACATTCCAAGTCTGACATCTCTAATGATGATGAACTTGGGGAGTCATCTTCTGATCTTAGTAGTAGCAAGTACCTCTCTGTTGCACCTCTCAGGAAATACCGGTAACCGGATTCCAATGGGATCGTCTTCTCCATCTGCCACTGGTTGAAACTCTGGCCTTCGTTTTGCCTAATGGTGTAGTAGAGGTTAAATGTGCCATCTGCATCGTGTTCACGGACAGCAAACATCCCAGGTCTGCCTTCCCCTGCATCCACAATGGCAATCGGTGGCCTTCGGCAGCCGGGTGGGAGGTCGGCAATGGAGAACTCCATCCTCCTGGTGTCAAGCATGAGCAATTTCTGCCTCCAGTCCATGACCCAGTAGAAGCAAGCACAAGCGTATTGTCGGCCGAAGAACACAGGGCTCTTGGACGACGCCGTCGACACGCCGGTGCCCGCTAACAAATCGCCCCAGGCCTGAGACGCAACGGCTCGCCATTCTCCGGTGCTTGAAGAGAAGACGAAGGCGACCAGCTTCGTTTTGCACTGCGCCATCCAGATCACTCTGAATGACGtttcttccgcctcctcctcgccggagggAGCCAGGAAGGGCTCGCACCAGCGCTCCAACTCCACGCGGAGCGGGTGCTCCACCGAAGCGGCCAGGTCGTCAGGGATTGGGGGAAGCTGGAGGCACCGCCGGTGGAGAGGGTCGCACACCGCGAGCTCCGTGAAGACAGGGGATTCCTCGCCAGCGTCGTCCTCGGGGGTGCGGTCGAGGAGTACGCGGCCGTCGCGGACGTCCCGGACGATCCAGCTGTCGTGGGAAGGGAGGAAGGAGTAGGAGAAAtccgcggcgagggagacggcgcgggcggcgggcgCGGAGGCGTGGGGCGGGCGGGCGGGGTGGAAGCCGTTGTGGTTGAGGAAGCCGAGGAAGGGCCGGGCGTGGAGGGAGCGGAAGCGCCGGAGGAATGCCCGGTCCGTGACGAGCCGGCGGAAGGCGACGCAGGCCGCGGAGGCGCGGACGAGGTCGGCCGGGGTGAGCAGCAGGAGGAAGATCTCCGCCAAGAGGTCGTCGGTGACCGGCAGGGAGCTCATTTCCGCCATTTCCTGGCTGGTCGCCGGTGGGGTGGATGAAGGAAGGAGCTTTGGCGTCGCTGAATCGGAACTCGGCAGCTGCGTTGGCCTGGAAGGTCAAATGTCAAGCAACAAAATGGTTTGGCCTCTCGTGAAAGTCAGACGTGATTACTCCTATGTGAAAGCGCACTCTGCCTCTTGTAACCAAGTCTTTTTTTTTTTGCTTCTGTGCAAAAATAACAGAGTTACGGATAATATTCTACAGATTATGAAAAACATATTCATCCGGGAACCAGTAACTCGTAAATTATGTCGAACCAAAACCGATCAATATCCAAATGAAACAGATTCAAACTTCTCCTAGAAATGTTTGTGGTGCAAAATTACAGAAAATGAGTAATTCAAAAAAGAAGAATTTGAGATGTGCGCTGGACCGAAGAGACGGATTCCATCCTCCGGGCCCATTTCTTTGTTTGCATCGGAGAATCCCGCTCCATGTTTGCAGTGCAAACTAACCTATGGACACATCTCTCAATAATATGTCTCTTCGATTTTCACCGGTGGGTCCTCCCCACCCCTAGATTCCAACCAATTATCGACACTACAACTTGTAACTTAATTCACGTAAAAATCATCAGCTCGGAAGTCTGTTATCAACTATTAAGGCAGATAAAAAATAGGAAAAGTGACATAAATTAAATCCAGATTCGTAGATCACCAAGCGACAACTACAAGCATTCGAACGAGCCAAAGGCGCGTCGCCGTCATCGCCTCTTCCTTATTGACACCGGGCAAACTTGGttttagtagacagtcgggaagtcgtcgcccTAAGGCCCCACACGACCAGCGCACCATAGAGAATATCATACAgaaaccaacattcggtggaaaccggtgaaaaccactAGAAAAggatgttttgaagtttcaaaaaaaatgaaaaaaaatatgggATGTTAAGTggatgatgttttattgccacacaaaatttcaagttgaaaaacattacaagatgtgagctatgaaaaacacAAAATCAGCGTTGAATAGTGTCGAGATGATTTTgtgtttttcatagctcacatctcataatgtttttcaacttgaaattttgtgcagcaataaaacatcaccttcttaacatcccacattttttcagattttttttgaaactttaaaatatggttttcACGAACTTTTCATTGAATGTTGGTTTCCATATAACATTCTTCACAATCACAGATCGACGGGATTTAACATGTAGACACACGAACACACACACGAACGAAGACCACATCGaagctgaaagtgctagtgatcgactagagggggggtgaataggcgatttttataaaagtcttcaaaacatggaagtttcgaagacaaccgatagaaataaacctattaccatgcagcggaaggtagactacactaggcaaaccatagtcaagtattcaatgaagtgaaagtgcaatgactaatagcagctaggcagtaaggatcaggtaggaagatattgtgaagccaatcagaacaagcagtcactcagtgaagacaaaagataatgcagtcATACAATGACtttacaaggaccaacagtaagtaaagggaagggaaggatgaaaccagttacTCGTCGAAGACAATGAtttattggaccagttccagttgctgtgacaactgtacgtctggttaggaaggctgagattcaactcagaagacctcgtcttcaccttattccccttgagctaaggacacccagtcctcgcccaatcactctggcaagtcttcaaggtagacttcctaaccttcacagacttcgttcaccggagaTGCTCAaaagcgacgcctaaccggctggaggattcacagtcctcaagtgtaacaagtcttcatatCACACAGATAGgatgacttaagtgatgcctaacactctttggctctggatgtttagggctttatcctcgcaaggaattctctctcaaaggcttcgaggtgggttgctctcaaacgacaaaagccgtactctaactctgagcagccaatagtttatggttgtaggggggtgggctatttatagccactagacagcccgacctgatttgtccaaaatgaccctgggtcactaaggaactgacacgtgttccaacggtcagatttcaaacacacacggcaactttacttgggctacaagcaaagctgacttatccaactcaggacaagatttgctctcatagtcttcactcgaagacataggattttggttaagcatcacttcagtcattctgactggttctcttggaccccacttaacagtacggtggttcctatgactcaacaaagaaaaacacaaaacGACAAAACtgttaagtcttcgcgctccatagtcttcacgcgatgtcttctcttgtcatagtcttcaatgtgaatgtcttcacataccacctttgacttcaatgtcttcatacatttttaggggtcatctctggtaggaaaaccgaatcaatgagggacttctacctgtgttatcctgcaattctcacaaacacattagtccctcaactaggtttgtcgtcaatactccaaaaccaactag
This window harbors:
- the LOC119354193 gene encoding uncharacterized protein LOC119354193, whose product is MAEMSSLPVTDDLLAEIFLLLLTPADLVRASAACVAFRRLVTDRAFLRRFRSLHARPFLGFLNHNGFHPARPPHASAPAARAVSLAADFSYSFLPSHDSWIVRDVRDGRVLLDRTPEDDAGEESPVFTELAVCDPLHRRCLQLPPIPDDLAASVEHPLRVELERWCEPFLAPSGEEEAEETSFRVIWMAQCKTKLVAFVFSSSTGEWRAVASQAWGDLLAGTGVSTASSKSPVFFGRQYACACFYWVMDWRQKLLMLDTRRMEFSIADLPPGCRRPPIAIVDAGEGRPGMFAVREHDADGTFNLYYTIRQNEGQSFNQWQMEKTIPLESGYRYFLRGATERYLLLLRSEDDSPSSSSLEMSDLECFSLDVKTLQLESVCRLKHHILRAHIYTNFPPSLSSQTI